One Candidatus Eisenbacteria bacterium genomic region harbors:
- a CDS encoding twin-arginine translocase TatA/TatE family subunit, with amino-acid sequence MFNLGPQELFWIFLIVLFIFGAKRIPEIGRSIGKGITEFKKGMKEVETEFSTSDRKPEGRAEDSRKS; translated from the coding sequence ATGTTCAATCTGGGACCCCAGGAGCTCTTCTGGATCTTCCTGATCGTGCTCTTCATCTTCGGTGCGAAGCGCATTCCGGAGATCGGACGCTCGATCGGCAAGGGCATCACGGAGTTCAAGAAGGGGATGAAGGAGGTCGAGACCGAGTTCTCGACCAGCGACCGGAAGCCCGAAGGGCGCGCCGAGGATTCGCGGAAGTCCTGA